One genomic region from Anthonomus grandis grandis chromosome 1, icAntGran1.3, whole genome shotgun sequence encodes:
- the LOC126750566 gene encoding piggyBac transposable element-derived protein 3-like: MVPYFGRHPCKMFIKGKSVRFGFKLWCLCSSNGYLFYSLLYAGAQDKKHSELGLDGGVVMSLLSVVEKPQNHQIFFDNFFSTFKLFGHTKQNVFFFATGTIRDNRTSRCPFLDNKKMEKTERDEFDAAYDANSKISFIRWNDNSVVTVGSNIYNIEPLTRVKRYNKKQLIETFIQQPYAISQYNKFMGGVDLHDNGIANYRSQILGKKWWWPIFCNALDSLVVNAWKIYNLVNKKSQVDFKSYIALRLLKTDANRVVRNVILYVLISMNCASITKATLWSLMLRSCAVDEEYVIVIQYISVQSVMFICIQVVS; this comes from the coding sequence ATGGTGCCATATTTTGGCCGACATCcttgcaaaatgtttataaaggGAAAGTCAGTGCGTTTTGGGTTCAAATTATGGTGCCTTTGTTCATCTAATGGAtaccttttttattcccttCTGTATGCTGGAGCTCAAGATAAAAAACACTCAGAGCTAGGTTTGGATGGTGGTGTTGTTATGAGTTTACTGTCTGTAGTAGAAAAACCACAAAATCATCAAATCttttttgacaactttttttCGACTTTCAAACTTTTTGGTCAcacaaaacaaaatgtttttttttttgcaacaggCACCATCCGTGACAATCGAACAAGCCGTTGtccttttttggataataaaaaaatggaaaaaactgaGCGGGACGAATTTGATGCCGCTTACGATGctaattcaaaaatttcttttattcgtTGGAACGACAATTCAGTTGTTACAGTTGgaagtaatatttataatatagaacCGCTCACCAGGGTAAAgcgttataataaaaaacaactaaTAGAAACATTCATTCAACAGCCTTATGCAATATCtcaatataataagtttatgGGTGGAGTAGATCTACACGACAATGGCATTGCAAACTACCGATCCCAAATTTTGGGAAAGAAATGGTGGTGGCCGATATTTTGCAATGCATTGGATAGTTTGGTAGTAAATGCATGGAAGATATACAACttggtaaataaaaaatcacaagtaGATTTCAAGTCATATATAGCCCTACGTCTTCTAAAAACGGACGCTAATAGAGTTGTAAGGAACGTTATTTTATACGTGCTAATATCGATGAATTGCGCTTCGATAACCAAGGCCACCTTATGGTCTCTCATGCTCAGAAGCTGCGCCGTAGATGAGGAATATGTCATAGTCATACAATATATATCTGTACAAAGTGTAATGTTCATTTGCATACAGGTTGTTTCGTGA